One genomic region from Grus americana isolate bGruAme1 chromosome 15, bGruAme1.mat, whole genome shotgun sequence encodes:
- the TNRC6A gene encoding trinucleotide repeat-containing gene 6A protein isoform X11 has protein sequence MRELEAKATKEVERKLSRAFLPHLCGTERRDLVQEEEEQLMEERKKRKEDKKKKEAAQKKAIEQKLKVPEQTKTSVSQPQPVTSNGTSTVTSTNNNAKRATANSQQQQTLPRYPPREVPPRFRHQEQKQLLKRGQQLPVIAANLGSTPKVLNGQSGGSTVTNKQPVTNGEVPNSSKKQPDLNHSGLGSHYENSHWGPVSSNSDSSTNWDKVIVDGSDKEAWPSITGSDPELTSECMDTDSASSSGSERNLVIMASGSTGGENDGIRNGIGHGSQNKFVVGSNSNNVGNGSINGPWGLSHGTIISTCQVSVDAPDSKSESSNNRMNAWGTINSSSNGGLNPSTLNSNGNHGAWPVLENNGHALKGSIGSGNPGTSIQCSTIGQISNSQSINSKVGGSAHGSWGSLQENCDSEVNGTRKVSFSGQPQNLNTEMNGPNNTTNFMTSSLPNSAGSVQINELPNNTGHGAWRVSTMNHSQIQASPVTNGTSISHLSNGETKNGGSYGTTWGAYGSNYSGDKCSGPNSQANGDTVNATLMQPGISGPGSTNFQINGNKGGGVWEAGTVNSQNMPWGSGNGARSGNGASAGGSRRGWGNPAQNTGTNISNGEWSKLPSNQHSNESMNGNSRKFTNGWKSTEEDDLNSQSSAASQITEQNSTWAKTGTGDSEGSSESTGCHEDRVTTEGQNRERRKVDQHALLQSIVNRTDLDPRVLSNSGWGQTPIKQNTAWDTETSPRGERKTDNGTEAWGGSVTQTSSSGGCVDRPSPNNNDTSSVSGWGDPKSATRWGDSKGSNSQGGWEEDSAATVMVKSNQSWGSGKEEKSSWNDSQKMKQGWVDGQKANQGWAVSASDSWGENSRSNHWGEAKKSSSGGSDSDRSVSGWNEPGKSNSVTWGGNNTNPNSSSGWDEPAKSNQNQGWGDPPKSNQPQGWGDSSKPINSPEWNKQDVGSWGAPSATNKPPGSGWLGGPMPAPAKEEEPTGWEEPSPESIRRKMEIDDGTSAWGDPSKYNYKNVNMWNKNVPNSSSSSDQQAQVHQQLLSSSAMSSKESSSGSGWGEPSTPATTVDNGTSAWGKPMDTGTSWGEPISDAAGTSGWGNASLGQQASNKPGPKSMQDSWCGDDMPLTGSRQTSWEEEEDVEIGMWNSSSSQEANPSLNWPPYMKKMPTKGIMKGGNKQDETWINPFIKQFTNLSFSRESPEETIQSNKMDMSGGLLQDKRMEMDKHGLSVGDYNRVVGKGPGSRPQISKESSMDRGPYFDKNGNPSMFGVGNIAAQPRSMQQPPAQPLNSSQPNPRAQVPPPLLSPQVPVSLLKYAPNNGGLSPLFGPQQVAMLNQLSQLNQLSQISQLQRLLAQQQKAQNQRSMPSGGRQQQEQQGRSLSMQQQMMQQSRQLDPNLLMKQQTPPSQQQSLHQPTMKSFLENVIPHATPELQKGPSPINAFSSFPIGMNSNLNVNMDMSSIKEPQSRLRKWTTVDSISVNTSLDQNSSKHGAISSGFRLEESPFVPYDFMNSSNSPASPPGSIGDGWPRAKSPNGSSSVNWPPEFRPGEPWKGYPNIDPETDPYVTPGSVINNLSINTVREVDHLRDRNSGSSSSLNTTLPSTSAWSSIRASNYNVSLSSTAQSTSARNSDSKSTWSPGSVTNTSLAHELWKVPLPPKSITAPSRPPPGLTGQKPPLSTWDNSLRLGGGWGNSDARYTPGSSWGESSSGRITNWLVLKNLTPQIDGSTLRTLCMQHGPLITFHLNLPHGNALVRYSSKEEVVKAQKSLHMCVLGNTTILAEFASEEEISRFFAQGQSLTPSPGWQSLGSSQNRLGSIDGSHSFSNRNDLNHWNGAGLSGTSSGDLHGTSLWGSPNYSTSLWGTPSSNDTRGISSPSPINAFLSVDHLGGGGESM, from the exons ATCTGAACCACAGTGGTCTAGGATCCCATTATGAAAATTCTCACTGGGGACCAGTCTCTTCAAATAGTGACTCCAGCACAAACTGGGATAAAGTTATTGTAGACGGCTCTGACAAAGAAGCATGGCCATCAATCACTGGCAGTGACCCAGAGCTGACATCAGAATGTATGGACACTGACTCTGCCTCTAGCTCTGGGTCAGAGAGAAACCTCGTTATAATGGCTTCAGGGAGCACAGGTGGTGAAAATGATGGCATTCGAAATGGCATTGGACATGGTTCTCAAAATAAGTTTGTGGTTGGTAGCAACAGCAATAATGTGGGCAATGGAAGTATTAATGGCCCGTGGGGTTTATCCCATGGAACCATAATAAGCACATGTCAAGTTTCTGTGGATGCTCCTGACAGCAAATCTGAAAGTAGCAACAATAGAATGAATGCTTGGGGCACCATAAACTCTTCATCAAATGGAGGGTTAAATCCAAGCACTTTGAATTCAAATGGCAACCATGGTGCCTGGCCTGTATTGGAGAACAATGGACATGCCCTGAAAGGGTCTATAGGGAGTGGTAATCCTGGCACAAGTATTCAGTGCAGTACCATAGGTCAGATATCTAATAGTCAGAGTATTAACTCTAAAGTGGGTGGTTCAGCCCATGGTTCCTGGGGAAGCCTTCAGGAAAATTGTGATTCTGAAGTAAATGGTACAAGGAAGGTTTCGTTCAGTGGGCAACCTCAAAACCTTAACACTGAAATGAATGGACCAAATAACACTACTAACTTTATGACCTCTAGTTTACCAAACTCTGCTGGTTCAGTGCAGATTAACGAACTGCCTAATAATACAGGGCATGGGGCCTGGCGTGTGAGCACAATGAATCATTCTCAGATTCAGGCCTCTCCAGTTACAAATGGCACTTCCATTTCTCATCTTAGCAATGGTGAGACGAAAAATGGTGGATCTTACGGTACTACATGGGGTGCCTATGGTTCTAATTACTCTGGAGACAAATGTTCAGGCCCAAACAGCCAAGCTAATGGTGACACTGTGAATGCAACTCTAATGCAGCCAGGCATTAGCGGGCCTGGCAGCACTAACTTTCAAATCAATGGGAATAAAGGAGGAGGGGTGTGGGAGGCAGGGACAGTCAACTCCCAGAATATGCCGTGGGGAAGTGGAAATGGTGCAAGAAGTGGAAATGGTGCAAGTGCTGGCGGGAGTAGAAGAGGATGGGGCAACCCTGCACAAAACACTGGCACTAACATTTCAAACGGGGAGTGGAGTAAACTGCCTAGTAATCAGCATTCCAATGAAAGTATGAATGGAAACAGCAGGAAGTTTACGAATGGATGGAAATCTACTGAGGAGGATGACCTTAACAGCCAgagttctgctgcttctcagataACTGAGCAGAACAGCACATGGGCCAAAACAGGTACGGGGGACAGCGAAGGTAGTTCAGAGAGCACTGGATGCCACGAAGATAGAGTAACTACGGAAGGACAGAATcgagaaagaaggaaagttgACCAGCATGCATTACTCCAAAGTATTGTGAACAGAACTGACTTAGATCCACGTGTCCTTTCCAACTCTGGTTGGGGACAGACTCCAATCAAACAGAACACTGCCTGGGATACCGAAACATCACCAAGGGGtgaaagaaaaactgacaaTGGGACAGAGGCCTGGGGAGGCTCTGTGACACAgacttccagctcaggggggtGTGTGGATAGACCTAGCCCTAATAATAATGATACCTCATCTGTATCAGGGTGGGGAGATCCAAAGTCTGCTACAAGGTGGGGAGACTCCAAAGGGTCAAACAGCCAAGGGGGGTGGGAAGAAGATTCTGCTGCTACAGTAATGGTCAAGAGCAATCAATCATGGGGAAGTGGCAAAGAGGAAAAGTCATCTTGGAATGACTCACAGAAGATGAAACAGGGATGGGTAGATGGACAAAAGGCCAACCAGGGTTGGGCAGTTTCTGCCAGTGATAGCTGGGGCGAAAATTCAAGAAGTAACCATTGGGGTGAGGCTAAGAAATCCAGTTCAGGAGGTAGCGACAGTGACAGATCAGTATCTGGTTGGAATGAGCCAGGTAAATCAAATTCTGTTACTTGGGGAGGTAATAATACAAACCCCAATAGTTCTTCAGGATGGGATGAGCCTGCAAAGTCTAATCAGAACCAGGGCTGGGGAGACCCTCCTAAATCCAATCAGCCTCAAGGTTGGGGGGATTCGTCAAAGCCAATCAATTCTCCAGAATGGAACAAACAAGATGTTGGCTCTTGGGGAGCACCATCTGccacaaacaaacccccagGGTCAGGCTGGCTGGGCGGACCAATGCCGGCAccagcaaaggaggaagaacCCACTGGCTGGGAGGAGCCATCCCCTGAATCAATACGCCGTAAAATGGAAATTGATGATGGAACTTCTGCTTGGGGTGATCCAAGCAAATACAACTACAAAAATGTGAATATGTGGAATAAAAATGTCCCAAACAGTAGCAGCAGTTCAGACCAGCAAGCACAGGTACATCAGCAGCTACTGTCTTCAAGTGCCATGTCTAGCAAGGAGAGCAGTTCGGGTTCTG gtTGGGGAGAGCCTTCTACTCCAGCCACTACTGTAGATAATGGAACTTCAGCGTGGGGTAAACCCATGGATACTGGTACTAGCTGGGGAGAACCCATCAGTGATGCAGCAGGCACCTCTGGCTGGGGAAACGCTTCTCTTGGTCAACAGGCTTCAAATAAACCTG GGCCTAAATCTATGCAAGATAGTTGGTGTGGAGACGATATGCCATTGACAGGCAGTCGTCAGACcagctgggaggaagaggaggatgtaGAGATTGGAATGTGGAACAGCAGTTCTTCACAAGAAGCTAACCCATCTTTAAATTGGCCAccatatatgaaaaaaatgcccACAAAG ggAATAATGAAAGGTGGAAATAAACAAGATGAAACATGGATCAATCCATTCATTAAGCAATTCACAAATCTCAGTTTTTCA AGAGAATCACCAGAAGAAACCATACAGAGCAATAAGATGGACATGTCTGGAG GGTTATTGCAAGACAAGCGAATGGAGATGGATAAGCATGGCCTCAGTGTTGGAGATTACAATCGTGTGGTTGGAAAAGGCCCTGGTTCTCGTCCTCAAATTTCCAAAGAGTCTTCCATGGATCGCGGTCCTTACTTTGATAAG aaTGGCAATCCCAGTATGTTTGGTGTTGGTAATATAGCAGCACAGCCCAGGAGCATGCAGCAGCCTCCAGCACAACCTCTTAATTCATCTCAGCCTAATCCACGTGCTCAAGTGCCTCCTCCATTACTATCCCCTCAG GTTCCAGTATCATTACTGAAGTATGCACCAAACAACGGTGGCCTGAGCCCACTTTTTGGCCCACAACAGGTAGCCATGTTGAATCAACTGTCCCAGTTAAACCAGCTTTCTCAGATCTCCCAGTTACAG CGGTTGTTGGCTCAGCAGCAAAAAGCGCAGAATCAAAGAAGCATGCCTTCTGGTGGTCGTcaacagcaggagcagcag GGTCGATCTCTTAGTATGCAGCAACAGATGATGCAACAGTCCCGTCAGCTTGATCCAAACCTGTTAATGAAGCAGCAAACTCCACCCTCTCAACAGCAGTCACTCCATCAACCCACCATGAAATCTTTCCTTGAGAATGTCATACCCCATGCTACTCCTGAGCTACAAAAAGGGCCATCACCAATAAATGCGTTCAGCAGCTTCCCTATAG GAATGAACTCAAACTTGAATGTAAACATGGATATGAGCAGTATTAAAGAGCCACAATCTCGGTTGAGGAAATGGACTACAGTAGACAGCATTTCTGTGAACACATCGTTAGATCAAAACTCCAGCAAACATG gtgCTATTTCAAGTGGTTTTAGGCTGGAAGAGTCTCCATTTGTTCCATATGACTTTATGAACAGCAGTAATTCACCAGCCAGTCCTCCTGGATCTATTGGGGATGGCTGGCCCCGTGCCAAATCGCCTAATGGCTCTAGCAGTGTTAACTGGCCACCAG AGTTTCGTCCTGGTGAGCCATGGAAAGGTTATCCAAACATCGACCCTGAAACTGACCCTTACGTCACTCCTGGCAGTGTCATAAACAATCTTTCAATTAATACTGTGCGGGAAGTTGACCACCTCAGGGACAGGAACAGTG GGTCATCCTCATCTTTGAACACCACGCTGCCTTCAACTAGTGCCTGGTCATCCATTCGTGCCTCCAACTACAATGTTTCCCTCAGCAGTACAGCACAAAGCACTTCAG CCAGAAACAGTGATTCCAAATCAACATGGTCTCCTGGATCAGTCACTAACACCTCTCTGGCTCATGAGCTGTGGAAGGTCCCTTTGCCACCTAAAAGCATCACTGCTCCGTCCCGCCCACCTCCAGGGCTGACAGGCCAGAAACCACCGTTGTCCACTTGGGATAATTCCCTTCGTCTGGGTGGAGGATGGGGAAATTCTGATGCCAGATATACCCCTG gTTCAAGCTGGGGTGAGAGCAGCTCAGGGAGAATAACAAATTGGCTTGTTCTAAAAAACCTTACACCTCAG ATTGATGGCTCAACCCTGCGTACTCTGTGCATGCAGCACGGTCCACTAATAACATTCCACCTTAACCTCCCACATGGTAATGCTTTGGTCCGTTACAGTTCAAAAGAAGAGGTAGTGAAGGCACAAAAATCTCTGCACAT GTGTGTATTAGGGAACACTACTATTCTTGCTGAGTTTGCCAGTGAAGAGGAGATTAGTCGCTTCTTTGCACAAGGCCAGTCTCTGACTCCGTCTCCTGGCTGGCAATCTCTTGGATCCAGCCAGAACCGACTTGGATCCATTGACGGTTCCCATTCGTTCTCAAACCGTAATGATCTAAATCACTGGAATGGTGCTGGGCTGTCGGGAACTAGCAGTGGAGACCTTCATGGCACTTCACTTTGGGGGAGCCCCAACTATTCCACGAGCCTGTGGGGCACCCCGAGCAGCAATGACACCAGGGGAATTAGCAGCCCATCCCCCATCAACGCTTTCCTTTCTGTTGACCACCTAGGTGGAGGTGGAGAGTCCATGTAA
- the TNRC6A gene encoding trinucleotide repeat-containing gene 6A protein isoform X8, whose protein sequence is MEERKKRKEDKKKKEAAQKKAIEQKLKVPEQTKTSVSQPQPVTSNGTSTVTSTNNNAKRATANSQQQQTLPRYPPREVPPRFRHQEQKQLLKRGQQLPVIAANLGSTPKVLNGQSGGSTVTNKQPVTNGEVPNSSKKQPGMPPIRDLVSHSPNQSDLNHSGLGSHYENSHWGPVSSNSDSSTNWDKVIVDGSDKEAWPSITGSDPELTSECMDTDSASSSGSERNLVIMASGSTGGENDGIRNGIGHGSQNKFVVGSNSNNVGNGSINGPWGLSHGTIISTCQVSVDAPDSKSESSNNRMNAWGTINSSSNGGLNPSTLNSNGNHGAWPVLENNGHALKGSIGSGNPGTSIQCSTIGQISNSQSINSKVGGSAHGSWGSLQENCDSEVNGTRKVSFSGQPQNLNTEMNGPNNTTNFMTSSLPNSAGSVQINELPNNTGHGAWRVSTMNHSQIQASPVTNGTSISHLSNGETKNGGSYGTTWGAYGSNYSGDKCSGPNSQANGDTVNATLMQPGISGPGSTNFQINGNKGGGVWEAGTVNSQNMPWGSGNGARSGNGASAGGSRRGWGNPAQNTGTNISNGEWSKLPSNQHSNESMNGNSRKFTNGWKSTEEDDLNSQSSAASQITEQNSTWAKTGTGDSEGSSESTGCHEDRVTTEGQNRERRKVDQHALLQSIVNRTDLDPRVLSNSGWGQTPIKQNTAWDTETSPRGERKTDNGTEAWGGSVTQTSSSGGCVDRPSPNNNDTSSVSGWGDPKSATRWGDSKGSNSQGGWEEDSAATVMVKSNQSWGSGKEEKSSWNDSQKMKQGWVDGQKANQGWAVSASDSWGENSRSNHWGEAKKSSSGGSDSDRSVSGWNEPGKSNSVTWGGNNTNPNSSSGWDEPAKSNQNQGWGDPPKSNQPQGWGDSSKPINSPEWNKQDVGSWGAPSATNKPPGSGWLGGPMPAPAKEEEPTGWEEPSPESIRRKMEIDDGTSAWGDPSKYNYKNVNMWNKNVPNSSSSSDQQAQVHQQLLSSSAMSSKESSSGSGWGEPSTPATTVDNGTSAWGKPMDTGTSWGEPISDAAGTSGWGNASLGQQASNKPGPKSMQDSWCGDDMPLTGSRQTSWEEEEDVEIGMWNSSSSQEANPSLNWPPYMKKMPTKGIMKGGNKQDETWINPFIKQFTNLSFSRESPEETIQSNKMDMSGGLLQDKRMEMDKHGLSVGDYNRVVGKGPGSRPQISKESSMDRGPYFDKNGNPSMFGVGNIAAQPRSMQQPPAQPLNSSQPNPRAQVPPPLLSPQVPVSLLKYAPNNGGLSPLFGPQQVAMLNQLSQLNQLSQISQLQRLLAQQQKAQNQRSMPSGGRQQQEQQGRSLSMQQQMMQQSRQLDPNLLMKQQTPPSQQQSLHQPTMKSFLENVIPHATPELQKGPSPINAFSSFPIGFCPISTSEIPGMNSNLNVNMDMSSIKEPQSRLRKWTTVDSISVNTSLDQNSSKHGAISSGFRLEESPFVPYDFMNSSNSPASPPGSIGDGWPRAKSPNGSSSVNWPPEFRPGEPWKGYPNIDPETDPYVTPGSVINNLSINTVREVDHLRDRNSGSSSSLNTTLPSTSAWSSIRASNYNVSLSSTAQSTSVARNSDSKSTWSPGSVTNTSLAHELWKVPLPPKSITAPSRPPPGLTGQKPPLSTWDNSLRLGGGWGNSDARYTPGSSWGESSSGRITNWLVLKNLTPQIDGSTLRTLCMQHGPLITFHLNLPHGNALVRYSSKEEVVKAQKSLHMCVLGNTTILAEFASEEEISRFFAQGQSLTPSPGWQSLGSSQNRLGSIDGSHSFSNRNDLNHWNGAGLSGTSSGDLHGTSLWGSPNYSTSLWGTPSSNDTRGISSPSPINAFLSVDHLGGGGESM, encoded by the exons gcATGCCTCCCATTCGGGACTTGGTGAGCCACTCCCCTAACCAGTCAG ATCTGAACCACAGTGGTCTAGGATCCCATTATGAAAATTCTCACTGGGGACCAGTCTCTTCAAATAGTGACTCCAGCACAAACTGGGATAAAGTTATTGTAGACGGCTCTGACAAAGAAGCATGGCCATCAATCACTGGCAGTGACCCAGAGCTGACATCAGAATGTATGGACACTGACTCTGCCTCTAGCTCTGGGTCAGAGAGAAACCTCGTTATAATGGCTTCAGGGAGCACAGGTGGTGAAAATGATGGCATTCGAAATGGCATTGGACATGGTTCTCAAAATAAGTTTGTGGTTGGTAGCAACAGCAATAATGTGGGCAATGGAAGTATTAATGGCCCGTGGGGTTTATCCCATGGAACCATAATAAGCACATGTCAAGTTTCTGTGGATGCTCCTGACAGCAAATCTGAAAGTAGCAACAATAGAATGAATGCTTGGGGCACCATAAACTCTTCATCAAATGGAGGGTTAAATCCAAGCACTTTGAATTCAAATGGCAACCATGGTGCCTGGCCTGTATTGGAGAACAATGGACATGCCCTGAAAGGGTCTATAGGGAGTGGTAATCCTGGCACAAGTATTCAGTGCAGTACCATAGGTCAGATATCTAATAGTCAGAGTATTAACTCTAAAGTGGGTGGTTCAGCCCATGGTTCCTGGGGAAGCCTTCAGGAAAATTGTGATTCTGAAGTAAATGGTACAAGGAAGGTTTCGTTCAGTGGGCAACCTCAAAACCTTAACACTGAAATGAATGGACCAAATAACACTACTAACTTTATGACCTCTAGTTTACCAAACTCTGCTGGTTCAGTGCAGATTAACGAACTGCCTAATAATACAGGGCATGGGGCCTGGCGTGTGAGCACAATGAATCATTCTCAGATTCAGGCCTCTCCAGTTACAAATGGCACTTCCATTTCTCATCTTAGCAATGGTGAGACGAAAAATGGTGGATCTTACGGTACTACATGGGGTGCCTATGGTTCTAATTACTCTGGAGACAAATGTTCAGGCCCAAACAGCCAAGCTAATGGTGACACTGTGAATGCAACTCTAATGCAGCCAGGCATTAGCGGGCCTGGCAGCACTAACTTTCAAATCAATGGGAATAAAGGAGGAGGGGTGTGGGAGGCAGGGACAGTCAACTCCCAGAATATGCCGTGGGGAAGTGGAAATGGTGCAAGAAGTGGAAATGGTGCAAGTGCTGGCGGGAGTAGAAGAGGATGGGGCAACCCTGCACAAAACACTGGCACTAACATTTCAAACGGGGAGTGGAGTAAACTGCCTAGTAATCAGCATTCCAATGAAAGTATGAATGGAAACAGCAGGAAGTTTACGAATGGATGGAAATCTACTGAGGAGGATGACCTTAACAGCCAgagttctgctgcttctcagataACTGAGCAGAACAGCACATGGGCCAAAACAGGTACGGGGGACAGCGAAGGTAGTTCAGAGAGCACTGGATGCCACGAAGATAGAGTAACTACGGAAGGACAGAATcgagaaagaaggaaagttgACCAGCATGCATTACTCCAAAGTATTGTGAACAGAACTGACTTAGATCCACGTGTCCTTTCCAACTCTGGTTGGGGACAGACTCCAATCAAACAGAACACTGCCTGGGATACCGAAACATCACCAAGGGGtgaaagaaaaactgacaaTGGGACAGAGGCCTGGGGAGGCTCTGTGACACAgacttccagctcaggggggtGTGTGGATAGACCTAGCCCTAATAATAATGATACCTCATCTGTATCAGGGTGGGGAGATCCAAAGTCTGCTACAAGGTGGGGAGACTCCAAAGGGTCAAACAGCCAAGGGGGGTGGGAAGAAGATTCTGCTGCTACAGTAATGGTCAAGAGCAATCAATCATGGGGAAGTGGCAAAGAGGAAAAGTCATCTTGGAATGACTCACAGAAGATGAAACAGGGATGGGTAGATGGACAAAAGGCCAACCAGGGTTGGGCAGTTTCTGCCAGTGATAGCTGGGGCGAAAATTCAAGAAGTAACCATTGGGGTGAGGCTAAGAAATCCAGTTCAGGAGGTAGCGACAGTGACAGATCAGTATCTGGTTGGAATGAGCCAGGTAAATCAAATTCTGTTACTTGGGGAGGTAATAATACAAACCCCAATAGTTCTTCAGGATGGGATGAGCCTGCAAAGTCTAATCAGAACCAGGGCTGGGGAGACCCTCCTAAATCCAATCAGCCTCAAGGTTGGGGGGATTCGTCAAAGCCAATCAATTCTCCAGAATGGAACAAACAAGATGTTGGCTCTTGGGGAGCACCATCTGccacaaacaaacccccagGGTCAGGCTGGCTGGGCGGACCAATGCCGGCAccagcaaaggaggaagaacCCACTGGCTGGGAGGAGCCATCCCCTGAATCAATACGCCGTAAAATGGAAATTGATGATGGAACTTCTGCTTGGGGTGATCCAAGCAAATACAACTACAAAAATGTGAATATGTGGAATAAAAATGTCCCAAACAGTAGCAGCAGTTCAGACCAGCAAGCACAGGTACATCAGCAGCTACTGTCTTCAAGTGCCATGTCTAGCAAGGAGAGCAGTTCGGGTTCTG gtTGGGGAGAGCCTTCTACTCCAGCCACTACTGTAGATAATGGAACTTCAGCGTGGGGTAAACCCATGGATACTGGTACTAGCTGGGGAGAACCCATCAGTGATGCAGCAGGCACCTCTGGCTGGGGAAACGCTTCTCTTGGTCAACAGGCTTCAAATAAACCTG GGCCTAAATCTATGCAAGATAGTTGGTGTGGAGACGATATGCCATTGACAGGCAGTCGTCAGACcagctgggaggaagaggaggatgtaGAGATTGGAATGTGGAACAGCAGTTCTTCACAAGAAGCTAACCCATCTTTAAATTGGCCAccatatatgaaaaaaatgcccACAAAG ggAATAATGAAAGGTGGAAATAAACAAGATGAAACATGGATCAATCCATTCATTAAGCAATTCACAAATCTCAGTTTTTCA AGAGAATCACCAGAAGAAACCATACAGAGCAATAAGATGGACATGTCTGGAG GGTTATTGCAAGACAAGCGAATGGAGATGGATAAGCATGGCCTCAGTGTTGGAGATTACAATCGTGTGGTTGGAAAAGGCCCTGGTTCTCGTCCTCAAATTTCCAAAGAGTCTTCCATGGATCGCGGTCCTTACTTTGATAAG aaTGGCAATCCCAGTATGTTTGGTGTTGGTAATATAGCAGCACAGCCCAGGAGCATGCAGCAGCCTCCAGCACAACCTCTTAATTCATCTCAGCCTAATCCACGTGCTCAAGTGCCTCCTCCATTACTATCCCCTCAG GTTCCAGTATCATTACTGAAGTATGCACCAAACAACGGTGGCCTGAGCCCACTTTTTGGCCCACAACAGGTAGCCATGTTGAATCAACTGTCCCAGTTAAACCAGCTTTCTCAGATCTCCCAGTTACAG CGGTTGTTGGCTCAGCAGCAAAAAGCGCAGAATCAAAGAAGCATGCCTTCTGGTGGTCGTcaacagcaggagcagcag GGTCGATCTCTTAGTATGCAGCAACAGATGATGCAACAGTCCCGTCAGCTTGATCCAAACCTGTTAATGAAGCAGCAAACTCCACCCTCTCAACAGCAGTCACTCCATCAACCCACCATGAAATCTTTCCTTGAGAATGTCATACCCCATGCTACTCCTGAGCTACAAAAAGGGCCATCACCAATAAATGCGTTCAGCAGCTTCCCTATAG GCTTCTGTCCAATTTCTACTTCAGAAATTCCAG GAATGAACTCAAACTTGAATGTAAACATGGATATGAGCAGTATTAAAGAGCCACAATCTCGGTTGAGGAAATGGACTACAGTAGACAGCATTTCTGTGAACACATCGTTAGATCAAAACTCCAGCAAACATG gtgCTATTTCAAGTGGTTTTAGGCTGGAAGAGTCTCCATTTGTTCCATATGACTTTATGAACAGCAGTAATTCACCAGCCAGTCCTCCTGGATCTATTGGGGATGGCTGGCCCCGTGCCAAATCGCCTAATGGCTCTAGCAGTGTTAACTGGCCACCAG AGTTTCGTCCTGGTGAGCCATGGAAAGGTTATCCAAACATCGACCCTGAAACTGACCCTTACGTCACTCCTGGCAGTGTCATAAACAATCTTTCAATTAATACTGTGCGGGAAGTTGACCACCTCAGGGACAGGAACAGTG GGTCATCCTCATCTTTGAACACCACGCTGCCTTCAACTAGTGCCTGGTCATCCATTCGTGCCTCCAACTACAATGTTTCCCTCAGCAGTACAGCACAAAGCACTTCAG TAGCCAGAAACAGTGATTCCAAATCAACATGGTCTCCTGGATCAGTCACTAACACCTCTCTGGCTCATGAGCTGTGGAAGGTCCCTTTGCCACCTAAAAGCATCACTGCTCCGTCCCGCCCACCTCCAGGGCTGACAGGCCAGAAACCACCGTTGTCCACTTGGGATAATTCCCTTCGTCTGGGTGGAGGATGGGGAAATTCTGATGCCAGATATACCCCTG gTTCAAGCTGGGGTGAGAGCAGCTCAGGGAGAATAACAAATTGGCTTGTTCTAAAAAACCTTACACCTCAG ATTGATGGCTCAACCCTGCGTACTCTGTGCATGCAGCACGGTCCACTAATAACATTCCACCTTAACCTCCCACATGGTAATGCTTTGGTCCGTTACAGTTCAAAAGAAGAGGTAGTGAAGGCACAAAAATCTCTGCACAT GTGTGTATTAGGGAACACTACTATTCTTGCTGAGTTTGCCAGTGAAGAGGAGATTAGTCGCTTCTTTGCACAAGGCCAGTCTCTGACTCCGTCTCCTGGCTGGCAATCTCTTGGATCCAGCCAGAACCGACTTGGATCCATTGACGGTTCCCATTCGTTCTCAAACCGTAATGATCTAAATCACTGGAATGGTGCTGGGCTGTCGGGAACTAGCAGTGGAGACCTTCATGGCACTTCACTTTGGGGGAGCCCCAACTATTCCACGAGCCTGTGGGGCACCCCGAGCAGCAATGACACCAGGGGAATTAGCAGCCCATCCCCCATCAACGCTTTCCTTTCTGTTGACCACCTAGGTGGAGGTGGAGAGTCCATGTAA